The Caulobacter sp. 73W region GCCGATCGGACGGCAGCGGATCACCGCGCCCGGCACCACCGGGGTCTGGCTGACCACCATGATGTCCATCGGATCGCCATCGTCGGCCAGGGTGTGCGGGATGAACCCGTAGTTGGCCGGGTAGTACATGGCGGTGTGCAGGAAGCGGTCGACGAAGATCGCGCCGGAGTCCTTGTCGAGCTCGTACTTCACCGGTTCGCCGCCCTGCGGGATTTCGATCACCGCATAAAGGTCGTGGGGCGGGTTCTTCCCGGTCGGGATCTTGGAGAGGTCCATTTTTAGCGGCCGTCCATTGGGAGGATTATAAAGGCGGCGCCCCCTATGGACTGTAACGCGCCTGGGGAAAAGAGAGGTGCGACGCTTTTTACCTTGCGCCGCACACAGCACAGCAAGGATCGGGACCCACTTTCACCGTCCGGGCGGTCGCTGAAAGCCCGTCGTATATCAAAAGCCGGTCCTGCAAGGGGTCGCCGGCCTTGGTGATGACCTTCACCGCCTCCAGCGCCATCATCGAGCCGATCACCCCCGCCAGGGCGCCGACCACCCCGACAACGCTGCAGGTCTCGGCGTCCGGCGGAATCTCCGGCACTAGGCACTGGTAGCAGGGGCGGCCGCAGAAGACGCCCACCTGCCCGCTCCACCGGCCGATCGCCCCGGTCACCAGGGTCTTGCCCTGGGCCACACAGGCGGCGTTGACACAAAAACGGACAGCGAAATCGTCGGTGCCGTCCAGCACGAGGTCGTAGCCGGCGACCAGAGCCTCGGCGTTCTGCGCCGTCAGGGCGTGGGGGATCGGCTCGACCGCCACATGCGGGTTCAGAGCCAGCAGATGCTCGGCGGTCGCCAGCACCTTCTCGCGTCCCACATCGGCGGCCGAATAGATCACCTGACGCTGCAGGTTGGACAGGGCGACGGTGTCGGCGTCCACCACGCCGAGGGTTCCCACTCCCGCCGCGGCCAGATATAGGGCCGCCGGCGCGCCGAGACCTCCCGCGCCGACCACCAGGACCCGGGCGGCCTTCAACGCCTGCTGCCCCTGGCCGCCGATTTCCCGCAGGACCAGGTGGCGGGCGTACCGCTCCACTTCCTCGGTCGAAAAGCCCATGTGCTTGACCTCTTCGGCTGCGCTCGCCACATCGGACGGCATGAAAGCCGACGCTTCTACATTTCCC contains the following coding sequences:
- a CDS encoding ThiF family adenylyltransferase, producing the protein MGFSTEEVERYARHLVLREIGGQGQQALKAARVLVVGAGGLGAPAALYLAAAGVGTLGVVDADTVALSNLQRQVIYSAADVGREKVLATAEHLLALNPHVAVEPIPHALTAQNAEALVAGYDLVLDGTDDFAVRFCVNAACVAQGKTLVTGAIGRWSGQVGVFCGRPCYQCLVPEIPPDAETCSVVGVVGALAGVIGSMMALEAVKVITKAGDPLQDRLLIYDGLSATARTVKVGPDPCCAVCGAR